One genomic segment of Methylocystis sp. SC2 includes these proteins:
- a CDS encoding DUF5989 family protein — MSFLLELWDYLKTSKKYWMAPVLVIMLLIGALIVLQGTAVAPFIYTLF; from the coding sequence ATGAGTTTCCTGCTCGAACTTTGGGATTATCTCAAGACCAGCAAGAAATACTGGATGGCGCCGGTTCTGGTCATCATGCTGCTGATCGGCGCGCTGATCGTTCTGCAGGGCACCGCGGTCGCTCCGTTCATCTATACGCTCTTTTAA
- a CDS encoding carbamoyltransferase, whose protein sequence is MRILGISAFYHDSAAAVVEDGEIIAAAQEERFSRKKHDSRFPRHAIDYCLEAAGATPQDIDFVAFYDKPFIKFERLLETYIAFAPRGFQSFKMSLPLWLREKLFQKSLLLKEMKAYSADVDWAKRLLFAEHHFSHAASAFYPSPFKDAIVLTMDGVGEWATTSVAFGSDNQLTMQRELRFPHSLGLLYSAFTYYAGFKVNSGEYKLMGLAPYGEPKYAELILDNLIDLKPDGTFRLDQSYFDYCTGLRMTNGKFDELFGGPARKPEELLTQRHMDIAASIQAVTEEIVLRLTRALAKETGARNLCLAGGVALNCVANGKLLRDGSFDQIWIQPAAGDAGGALGAALAGYYHHKKNSRSLNGGGDAMRGSYLGPSFPQAEIERRLQAVGARFQPIPEGDLIEAAARDLADEKAVGWFQGRMEFGPRALGGRSILGDPRSATMQKTLNLKIKYRESFRPFAPSVLREDVADWFELEGDSPYMLLVADVAEKHRHPMTAEQQALFGIDKLNVPRSSIPAVTHVDYSARIQTVHQETNPRYHALLSAFKRMTACPVLVNTSFNVRGEPIVCTPEDAFGCFMGTEMDTLVIGDCYLRKDDQDASLKHDYKEKFELD, encoded by the coding sequence ATGCGGATACTTGGGATCTCCGCCTTCTACCACGACAGCGCAGCCGCCGTGGTGGAGGATGGCGAAATTATCGCCGCCGCTCAGGAAGAGCGATTCTCGCGTAAAAAGCACGACTCGCGCTTTCCGCGTCACGCGATCGACTATTGTCTTGAGGCCGCCGGCGCGACGCCTCAGGACATAGATTTCGTCGCCTTCTACGACAAGCCGTTCATCAAATTCGAGCGGCTGCTGGAAACCTATATCGCCTTTGCGCCGCGCGGATTTCAGTCGTTCAAAATGTCGCTGCCGCTCTGGCTGCGCGAAAAGCTCTTTCAAAAATCGCTGCTGTTGAAAGAGATGAAGGCCTATTCGGCGGATGTCGACTGGGCGAAAAGGCTGTTGTTCGCCGAGCATCACTTCAGCCACGCCGCCAGCGCCTTCTACCCCTCGCCTTTCAAGGACGCGATCGTTCTGACGATGGATGGGGTCGGCGAGTGGGCGACGACGTCGGTCGCTTTCGGCAGTGACAATCAGCTGACCATGCAGCGCGAATTGCGCTTCCCGCATTCGCTCGGCCTGCTCTATTCGGCCTTCACCTATTATGCCGGGTTCAAGGTAAACTCTGGCGAATACAAGCTGATGGGCCTTGCCCCTTATGGCGAGCCGAAATACGCCGAGTTGATCCTGGACAATTTGATCGACCTGAAGCCGGACGGCACCTTTCGGCTCGATCAGTCATATTTCGACTATTGCACCGGCTTGCGGATGACCAACGGCAAGTTCGACGAACTGTTCGGCGGCCCGGCGCGCAAGCCGGAGGAACTCCTGACGCAGCGGCACATGGACATCGCCGCCTCGATACAGGCGGTCACCGAGGAGATCGTCCTTCGGCTCACCCGCGCGCTCGCCAAGGAGACCGGCGCGCGCAATCTTTGTCTCGCCGGCGGCGTCGCGCTGAATTGCGTCGCCAATGGAAAGCTGCTGCGCGACGGCAGCTTTGACCAGATTTGGATTCAGCCGGCGGCGGGCGACGCTGGCGGCGCGCTCGGCGCAGCGCTCGCCGGCTACTATCACCACAAGAAAAATTCCCGAAGCCTCAACGGCGGCGGCGACGCCATGCGCGGCTCCTATCTCGGTCCTTCCTTCCCGCAAGCCGAGATCGAGCGTCGGCTGCAAGCCGTCGGCGCCAGATTCCAGCCGATCCCGGAAGGCGATCTTATCGAAGCGGCGGCGCGGGACCTCGCCGACGAGAAAGCGGTCGGTTGGTTTCAGGGCCGAATGGAATTCGGGCCGCGCGCGCTTGGCGGACGGTCGATCCTGGGCGATCCGCGTTCCGCCACGATGCAGAAAACGCTCAATCTCAAAATCAAATATCGCGAGTCGTTTCGGCCCTTCGCGCCGTCGGTGTTGCGCGAGGATGTCGCCGACTGGTTCGAACTCGAAGGCGACTCCCCTTACATGCTGCTCGTCGCCGATGTCGCCGAAAAGCATCGTCACCCAATGACGGCGGAGCAGCAGGCGCTGTTTGGCATCGACAAGCTCAATGTTCCGCGCAGCTCCATTCCGGCCGTGACCCACGTCGACTATTCCGCGCGGATTCAGACCGTGCACCAGGAGACGAATCCGCGCTATCACGCGCTGCTTTCGGCATTCAAGCGCATGACCGCCTGTCCCGTTCTCGTCAATACGAGTTTCAATGTGCGCGGCGAACCCATCGTCTGCACCCCGGAGGACGCCTTCGGCTGCTTCATGGGCACGGAGATGGACACGCTGGTCATTGGCGATTGCTATTTGCGCAAAGACGATCAGGACGCATCGCTCAAGCACGATTATAAAGAGAAGTTCGAACTGGACTGA
- a CDS encoding isoaspartyl peptidase/L-asparaginase family protein produces the protein MTNVSLMIHGGAGAIRDPHRYEASLRAIVESGASLLARGSSALEAVVHCVALLEDDPLYNAGRGSVLNAEGAALCDASIMEGRTLKAGAAAAVRGVRNPVRLAYEIMEKSGHVLLVGDGAERFAREQQLTFESEDYFRTEERVAQLARAKRKHETALDHSDPGDTKLGTVGAVARDRNGDLAAATSTGGVVNQRFGRVGDSPLIGAGTFADNLSCAVSCTGVGEDFIRTALARTAACFVEFRSMQAEEAARAAIRYLVDRVDGRGGLILVDREGRCGRAHATAGMLTAAFADGVIRVETT, from the coding sequence ATGACGAACGTTTCTTTGATGATCCATGGCGGCGCCGGCGCGATTCGCGATCCGCATCGCTATGAGGCTTCCCTGCGCGCGATCGTCGAATCGGGCGCCAGTCTTCTTGCAAGGGGATCGTCGGCGCTCGAAGCGGTCGTTCACTGCGTCGCGCTGCTCGAAGACGATCCGCTTTACAACGCCGGCCGGGGTTCCGTGCTCAACGCCGAAGGCGCCGCATTATGCGATGCGTCGATCATGGAGGGCCGCACGCTCAAGGCTGGCGCGGCCGCGGCGGTTCGCGGCGTCAGAAATCCGGTGCGCCTTGCATATGAGATCATGGAAAAGAGCGGCCATGTGCTGCTCGTCGGCGACGGCGCCGAGCGCTTTGCGCGAGAGCAGCAGTTAACGTTCGAAAGCGAAGATTATTTTCGAACGGAGGAACGCGTCGCGCAGCTCGCCAGGGCGAAGCGAAAGCATGAGACCGCGCTCGATCATTCCGACCCGGGCGATACGAAACTTGGCACGGTGGGCGCCGTCGCGCGCGATCGCAACGGCGATCTTGCGGCGGCGACGTCAACTGGGGGCGTCGTGAACCAGCGCTTCGGCCGCGTCGGCGATTCGCCGCTCATCGGCGCGGGAACATTCGCCGATAACCTCAGTTGCGCGGTGTCCTGCACCGGCGTCGGCGAGGATTTCATCCGCACGGCGCTGGCGCGCACGGCCGCCTGCTTCGTCGAATTTCGCTCGATGCAGGCTGAAGAAGCCGCTCGCGCGGCGATACGCTATCTCGTCGACAGAGTGGACGGCCGCGGCGGCCTCATTCTTGTCGACCGCGAGGGGAGATGCGGACGGGCGCACGCGACTGCGGGGATGCTGACGGCGGCGTTCGCCGACGGCGTCATACGGGTCGAAACAACATAG
- a CDS encoding cupin domain-containing protein → MRATLLLSLIFAALVAPAESETSIIGKKDGKDIVTVRVGEASRSKQALPIFPGISTKTAGAKGLSLLKVVIPPGGKAEAHTHRGHESAIYLMQGRVETRYGENLEKSVVNVAGDFIFIPPDVPHQPINLSDSEAAIAIVARNDGDEQEHVILHRKKK, encoded by the coding sequence ATGCGCGCCACATTGCTTCTTTCCTTGATCTTCGCAGCCCTTGTTGCGCCGGCGGAGTCCGAGACGTCGATCATAGGCAAAAAGGACGGGAAGGACATCGTGACGGTGCGCGTCGGCGAAGCCTCGCGGTCCAAACAGGCGCTTCCGATCTTCCCTGGAATTTCGACGAAAACCGCCGGCGCAAAGGGGTTGTCGTTGCTCAAGGTTGTGATCCCTCCGGGCGGCAAGGCGGAGGCTCACACTCACAGGGGCCATGAATCCGCGATTTATCTCATGCAAGGCCGTGTCGAGACGCGCTATGGCGAAAATCTTGAAAAGAGCGTCGTGAACGTCGCCGGCGATTTTATCTTCATTCCGCCGGACGTGCCGCATCAGCCCATAAACTTGAGCGACAGCGAAGCAGCGATCGCAATCGTCGCCCGCAACGACGGCGACGAACAGGAGCATGTCATTCTCCATCGCAAGAAGAAATGA
- a CDS encoding response regulator transcription factor has translation MPASANPPRNARILIVSDMRLFSEALGLRLGQHQGMSVVAVVECDAALSVAADLEPDIALLDVGELEGLAIAQGLAAQHPDLQIVAIGAPASAGAALAAACPTIVGVIPREGSIDDVVDLLERLTAASAVHAAEERRPIGKEARASAADAKDALTAREQEILQLIERGLSNKEIARRLRIELGTVKNHVHNVLQKLQVRGRGEAAHSMRKRSAADHGEALDSPIDRGPLALAAK, from the coding sequence ATGCCTGCGTCGGCGAATCCACCGCGCAACGCGCGCATCTTGATCGTCAGCGACATGCGGCTGTTCAGCGAGGCGCTTGGCTTGCGTCTCGGGCAGCATCAGGGAATGTCCGTTGTCGCGGTCGTCGAGTGCGACGCCGCGTTGTCGGTAGCGGCGGATCTGGAGCCGGATATTGCTCTGCTCGACGTCGGCGAGTTGGAAGGCCTCGCGATCGCGCAAGGTCTCGCCGCGCAGCATCCAGATTTGCAAATCGTCGCCATCGGCGCGCCGGCGTCCGCCGGCGCGGCGTTGGCGGCTGCTTGCCCAACAATCGTCGGCGTCATTCCGCGCGAAGGTTCGATTGACGACGTCGTCGACCTGCTCGAGCGCTTGACCGCAGCGTCTGCGGTTCATGCTGCGGAGGAGCGGCGGCCGATCGGCAAGGAGGCGCGCGCGTCCGCCGCAGACGCAAAGGACGCGCTTACGGCGCGTGAGCAGGAAATACTGCAACTGATTGAGCGCGGGCTTTCGAACAAGGAGATCGCCCGTCGGCTCCGCATCGAACTCGGCACGGTGAAGAATCACGTGCACAATGTTCTGCAGAAGCTGCAAGTGCGCGGCCGCGGCGAAGCGGCGCACTCGATGCGAAAGCGCTCCGCCGCAGATCACGGAGAAGCGCTTGATTCGCCGATCGATCGAGGACCGCTCGCGCTTGCGGCTAAATAA